A genome region from Frankineae bacterium MT45 includes the following:
- a CDS encoding Predicted ATPase — protein MQVAVLGTLEVRVAEQTHEVSGARLRVLLVALALQAGRVVSAASLADALWGEEQPSDVSNALQSLVSRLRRALGDAALIQQQPGGYRLIADEVDAIRFAELTARGRQALGRGDASAAAEILREGLQLWRGEDLAEADSFPHDAHRLRELRAEALSLRIDADLALGRHAEVISELDLLVEQYPLREQFAAQLMTALARSGRPADALVVFERVRTNLADELGIDPSPALTATHLRILRAEETPTFTSDPTSAASPHAAPATRRTNLRSQVSTFFGRDAELKRIAELLAESRLVSVVGPGGAGKTRLATEAAAGLLDETPDGIWLAELASVSDGADVPQTIIDSLGIRESILVERGGKPITRRDAMSRLLEELRTKELIIVLDNCEHVITAAAEVADQLLAHCPRLRILATSREPLGIVGESLVAIPPLGQPAPDATPEQALQFHAVQLLVDRATAVQSDFRVDDSTVADVVEIVRRLDGQPLAIELAAARLRTLTVAEVAARLSDRFRLLTGGSRTALPRHRTLRAVVEWSWDLLTAPERLLCERLAIFPAGATLDSAEAVCTGEGIEPGDVLDLLSSLVDKSLLQRSGSRYRMLETIREYGVEQLAHRGETIAMFARHARYFAALVHEAQPHLHESGQLRWIALLEAERDNILTALRSFAAQGEAEQAVRLAVDSGWYWMLVGKNREVATWVGYALSVPGEVSFATRTLADALHAIGLLSVDSDLDFDGVEQGLAGLAEVGHRLGEIDLSDEPMAAMLRPVMAMFAGDYDELEALVDEALLNPDPWVRAAVRVFRTNLAENQGDLERMRRDVGIALEEFRGMGERWGLANCLQVMGLVHTLDGELRLAADAYEEALALAAELGSSEDRAMLWIRVADVRLRLGDEPAARDAVLRAQETSDKSGFGMEQILVDSILADLARMNGELVDARLLQADALRRLELVPQAHPIQSHGEAIIVSIGAKAELALGNLEEARGMLERAYRAGVGTKDMPIVATVGVGIADLAQRLGHSGEAAEILGAAARLRGSPDSTQLDIRRISEALVAGLGQSQFDERYEKGRATDRDAAIARLDPALLD, from the coding sequence CCCTGCAGGCCGGACGGGTCGTCTCAGCCGCCTCCCTGGCCGATGCGCTCTGGGGCGAGGAGCAGCCCAGCGACGTGAGTAACGCCCTGCAGTCGCTCGTCTCGCGGCTGCGCCGTGCCCTCGGTGACGCTGCCCTCATCCAGCAGCAGCCGGGTGGCTACCGGTTGATCGCCGACGAGGTGGACGCTATCCGCTTCGCCGAACTCACCGCGCGGGGACGTCAGGCGCTGGGTCGGGGTGACGCCAGCGCCGCCGCCGAGATCCTGCGGGAGGGGCTCCAGCTGTGGCGCGGTGAGGATCTCGCCGAAGCCGACTCCTTCCCGCACGATGCGCACCGGCTGCGTGAACTGCGGGCCGAGGCGCTGAGCCTTCGCATCGACGCCGATCTCGCCCTCGGCCGGCACGCCGAGGTGATCAGCGAACTGGACCTGCTGGTGGAGCAGTACCCGCTCCGGGAGCAGTTCGCCGCACAACTGATGACTGCGCTGGCCCGCTCCGGACGTCCGGCCGACGCACTGGTCGTCTTCGAGCGGGTGCGCACCAACCTCGCCGACGAACTCGGCATCGACCCGTCGCCGGCGCTCACTGCGACCCATCTGCGGATTCTGCGGGCGGAGGAGACCCCGACTTTTACGTCAGATCCAACCAGCGCCGCGTCGCCACACGCTGCACCGGCGACTAGGCGCACCAACCTGCGCTCGCAGGTGAGCACGTTCTTCGGGCGGGACGCCGAACTCAAGCGGATCGCCGAACTCCTCGCCGAGTCCCGGCTGGTCAGCGTCGTCGGCCCCGGTGGTGCCGGAAAGACCCGACTGGCGACGGAGGCGGCGGCCGGCCTCCTCGACGAGACCCCGGACGGGATCTGGCTGGCCGAGCTGGCCTCGGTGAGTGATGGTGCCGATGTGCCGCAGACGATCATAGATTCACTGGGCATTCGCGAATCCATCCTGGTCGAGCGCGGGGGGAAGCCGATAACCCGTCGCGACGCGATGAGCCGCCTCCTCGAAGAACTGCGCACCAAAGAGCTGATCATCGTGCTCGACAACTGCGAGCACGTCATCACCGCCGCGGCCGAGGTGGCCGACCAGTTGCTGGCCCACTGTCCGCGACTGCGCATCCTGGCCACCAGCCGGGAGCCCCTCGGCATCGTCGGCGAGTCGCTGGTCGCCATCCCGCCGCTCGGGCAGCCCGCCCCGGACGCCACGCCCGAGCAGGCGCTGCAGTTTCATGCCGTCCAGTTGCTCGTCGACCGGGCCACGGCGGTGCAGTCCGATTTCCGGGTCGATGACTCCACCGTCGCCGACGTGGTGGAGATCGTGCGCCGCCTGGACGGGCAGCCGCTGGCCATCGAACTCGCCGCAGCCCGGCTGCGCACTCTCACCGTCGCCGAGGTCGCCGCCCGGCTGTCGGACCGGTTCCGGCTGCTCACCGGGGGAAGCCGGACCGCGCTGCCCCGGCACCGGACGCTGCGGGCGGTGGTCGAGTGGAGCTGGGATCTGCTCACGGCGCCCGAGCGGCTGCTCTGCGAACGCCTGGCCATCTTCCCGGCCGGGGCCACCCTGGACAGCGCTGAGGCCGTCTGTACCGGCGAGGGCATCGAGCCCGGTGACGTCCTCGATCTCCTCTCGTCTCTGGTCGACAAATCGCTGCTGCAGCGCAGTGGCTCGCGCTACCGCATGCTGGAGACGATCCGTGAATACGGAGTGGAGCAGTTGGCGCATCGGGGCGAGACGATCGCCATGTTCGCCCGCCACGCCCGGTACTTCGCGGCGCTCGTTCACGAGGCTCAGCCGCACCTGCACGAGTCTGGTCAGCTGCGCTGGATCGCCCTCCTCGAGGCCGAGCGCGACAACATCCTGACCGCACTGCGTAGTTTCGCCGCCCAAGGCGAGGCCGAGCAGGCGGTGCGGCTGGCCGTCGACAGTGGCTGGTACTGGATGCTCGTCGGGAAGAACCGCGAGGTGGCAACCTGGGTCGGCTACGCGCTCTCGGTCCCGGGGGAGGTCTCCTTCGCCACCCGCACGCTCGCCGACGCGCTCCATGCCATCGGCCTGCTGTCCGTCGATTCCGACCTCGACTTCGACGGTGTCGAGCAGGGCCTGGCTGGGCTCGCCGAAGTGGGACACCGGCTCGGCGAGATCGACCTGTCAGACGAACCGATGGCGGCCATGCTGCGTCCGGTGATGGCGATGTTCGCCGGGGACTACGACGAGCTGGAGGCGCTCGTCGACGAGGCACTGCTGAATCCTGATCCCTGGGTACGGGCCGCGGTGCGCGTCTTCCGGACGAATCTCGCTGAGAACCAAGGCGATCTGGAGCGGATGCGCCGCGATGTCGGCATCGCGCTCGAGGAGTTCCGGGGAATGGGCGAGCGCTGGGGACTGGCCAACTGCCTGCAGGTGATGGGGTTGGTGCACACCCTCGACGGCGAGCTTCGCCTGGCGGCTGACGCGTATGAGGAGGCGCTGGCCCTCGCCGCCGAGCTCGGCTCCAGCGAAGACCGGGCCATGCTGTGGATTCGGGTCGCCGATGTGCGACTGCGCTTGGGTGACGAGCCGGCCGCCCGCGACGCCGTGCTGAGGGCGCAGGAGACCAGCGACAAGTCCGGATTCGGGATGGAGCAGATCCTCGTCGATTCGATACTGGCCGACCTCGCCCGCATGAACGGTGAACTGGTCGATGCCCGTCTGCTGCAGGCGGATGCGCTGCGCCGGCTGGAGCTGGTGCCGCAGGCCCACCCCATCCAGAGCCACGGCGAGGCGATCATCGTCTCGATCGGGGCCAAGGCCGAGCTCGCGCTGGGCAATCTTGAGGAGGCTCGCGGCATGCTGGAGCGGGCCTACCGGGCCGGCGTCGGAACCAAGGACATGCCGATCGTCGCCACCGTTGGCGTCGGGATCGCGGACCTGGCCCAGCGGCTCGGGCACAGCGGGGAGGCGGCCGAGATCCTCGGGGCCGCGGCCCGCCTACGCGGTTCGCCGGACAGCACGCAGCTCGACATCCGGCGGATCAGCGAGGCCCTGGTCGCCGGGCTCGGCCAATCGCAGTTCGACGAGCGGTACGAGAAGGGCCGGGCCACCGACCGCGATGCGGCGATAGCCCGGCTCGATCCCGCGCTCCTCGACTAG
- a CDS encoding oleandomycin transport system permease protein yields the protein MTVTISDPAPQPDRLIKPERPSAPMPAATAAAPRRFALHRHSLALAKRSLIKTLRTPEALVDVTLQPVIFLLLFTYIFGGAIGHGSQHQYLQFLLPGLLGQSIAMAGVALGQNLNADIEKGVFDRFRSLPIARSAPLVGAVLADVVRYVLLFGIFLGFGYIIGFRIGTNPYALASALGLSMAFALCFCWISVFVGMKARTPGAVQGFMFLLVLPLSFGSSTFVDTATMPGWLQAFVKANPITHLVNADRGLMIGGPVAADLAWTFLWMAILLVVFVPLALRAYKRRA from the coding sequence ATGACCGTCACCATCTCCGATCCCGCTCCGCAGCCCGATCGTCTCATCAAACCCGAACGTCCGAGCGCTCCCATGCCGGCGGCCACGGCGGCAGCACCCCGCCGCTTCGCACTGCATCGCCACTCGCTGGCCCTGGCCAAGCGCAGCCTCATCAAGACGCTCCGCACGCCGGAGGCATTGGTCGACGTCACCCTGCAGCCGGTCATCTTCCTGCTGCTCTTCACCTACATCTTCGGCGGCGCGATCGGGCACGGCTCGCAGCATCAGTACCTGCAGTTCTTGCTGCCAGGGCTGCTCGGCCAGTCGATCGCGATGGCCGGCGTTGCGCTGGGACAGAACCTCAACGCCGACATCGAGAAGGGCGTCTTCGACCGGTTCCGCTCCCTGCCGATCGCCCGCTCGGCGCCGCTGGTCGGCGCGGTGCTGGCCGACGTGGTGCGCTACGTGCTGCTTTTCGGCATCTTCCTCGGCTTCGGCTACATCATCGGCTTCCGGATCGGCACCAACCCGTACGCGCTGGCCTCGGCCCTCGGGCTCTCGATGGCCTTTGCTCTCTGCTTCTGCTGGATCTCGGTATTCGTCGGGATGAAGGCGCGCACTCCGGGTGCGGTGCAGGGCTTTATGTTCCTGCTGGTGCTGCCGCTCTCCTTCGGCAGCAGCACCTTCGTCGACACCGCCACCATGCCGGGCTGGCTACAGGCCTTCGTCAAGGCGAACCCGATCACCCACCTGGTGAACGCCGACCGCGGTCTGATGATCGGCGGCCCGGTGGCTGCTGACCTCGCCTGGACGTTCCTCTGGATGGCGATCCTACTGGTGGTCTTCGTACCGCTGGCGCTGCGCGCTTACAAGCGGCGCGCCTAG